A window of Chitinophaga sp. MM2321 contains these coding sequences:
- a CDS encoding uroporphyrinogen-III synthase, with amino-acid sequence MSNDKYRILCTRPLTDSSIAAAGANGIDIDVQEFIQIRPLLLPALYENRDTAVGRIMVFTSAKAVEILAEGYLAGWHSIMVPRAQVCCIGGNTKQAVEKAFPDCTILAEASYGKDLATAMIQLGSIHEVSFFCGNQRRDELPGILKAAGINVHEYVIYENIPTPVITNGDYDGIMFFSPSAVKSYLSANRLPGKTVCFAIGTTTADSLQGNTTGKIIMSTATSEDSMVQTAILYFNNINCKE; translated from the coding sequence ATGTCAAATGATAAATACCGCATATTATGTACCAGACCTCTTACAGACAGCTCAATAGCTGCGGCTGGCGCTAATGGTATTGATATAGATGTACAGGAATTTATACAGATAAGACCACTGCTGCTACCGGCACTATATGAAAACAGGGATACAGCCGTCGGCAGGATAATGGTATTCACCAGTGCCAAAGCAGTAGAAATACTGGCGGAAGGATACCTTGCAGGCTGGCATTCCATCATGGTTCCCCGCGCACAGGTATGCTGCATCGGCGGCAACACAAAACAGGCCGTAGAAAAAGCCTTCCCGGATTGTACTATCCTCGCGGAAGCTTCTTATGGTAAAGACCTTGCAACTGCCATGATACAACTGGGAAGCATACACGAAGTAAGTTTCTTTTGTGGCAATCAGCGGAGAGATGAACTACCAGGCATATTGAAAGCAGCAGGTATTAACGTTCACGAATATGTGATTTATGAAAACATTCCCACGCCGGTTATCACAAACGGCGATTATGACGGGATTATGTTTTTCAGTCCCAGTGCCGTAAAGAGTTACCTGTCGGCAAACAGGCTTCCCGGCAAAACAGTTTGTTTTGCTATCGGCACTACCACCGCGGATTCCCTGCAGGGCAATACCACCGGCAAGATCATTATGAGCACCGCTACCAGCGAGGATAGCATGGTGCAAACAGCTATATTATATTTTAACAACATTAACTGCAAAGAATGA
- the hemE gene encoding uroporphyrinogen decarboxylase translates to MSALKNDLLLKALKGETVSRTPVWMMRQAGRYLPDYIKLRDKYTFFERCENPELATEITVMPVDQVGVDAAIIFSDILVVPQAMGMEVQLIEKIGPLLPDPIKNANDLQRLCVPDVQERLHYVFEALQLTKKTLDGRVPLIGFGGAPWTLLCYMVQGKGSKTFDEAKAFCYQQPAVAHQLLQMITDTTIAYLKAQVAAGADTVQIFDSWGGLLSPKDFEIFSLQYIRQIVAAMKDVCPTIVFAKGAWFALEDMAATGAHGLGIDWCIKPELARQFAGSNITLQGNFDPAKLLAPIPEIEKATKEMLKGFGRQRYIANLGHGILPNVSADHARAFVETVKAHG, encoded by the coding sequence ATGAGCGCATTGAAGAACGATTTATTGCTAAAAGCCCTTAAAGGTGAAACTGTATCCCGCACCCCCGTATGGATGATGCGTCAGGCAGGCCGCTATTTACCGGATTATATCAAACTACGTGATAAATATACGTTCTTTGAACGCTGCGAAAATCCTGAACTGGCTACTGAAATAACCGTAATGCCTGTTGATCAGGTAGGTGTAGATGCAGCCATCATCTTTTCCGATATCCTGGTAGTACCACAGGCCATGGGCATGGAAGTACAACTGATAGAAAAGATAGGTCCCCTGCTCCCCGATCCGATCAAAAATGCAAACGACTTACAACGTTTATGCGTTCCAGATGTACAGGAAAGGTTACATTATGTATTTGAAGCCCTGCAGCTCACCAAAAAGACACTCGACGGCCGCGTGCCGCTGATCGGCTTTGGTGGCGCCCCCTGGACATTACTCTGCTACATGGTACAGGGAAAAGGTTCCAAAACATTTGATGAAGCAAAAGCATTCTGCTATCAGCAACCGGCAGTAGCACATCAATTGTTGCAAATGATCACCGATACCACCATCGCCTACCTGAAAGCACAGGTAGCCGCAGGCGCCGACACCGTACAGATATTTGACTCATGGGGCGGTTTACTCAGTCCAAAGGATTTCGAAATATTCTCTTTACAATACATCCGCCAGATAGTGGCCGCGATGAAGGATGTTTGTCCTACCATCGTGTTTGCAAAAGGTGCCTGGTTTGCACTGGAAGACATGGCCGCTACCGGCGCGCACGGACTGGGGATCGACTGGTGTATCAAACCTGAACTGGCACGTCAGTTTGCCGGCAGTAACATTACATTACAAGGTAACTTTGATCCGGCTAAATTGCTGGCGCCTATTCCTGAAATAGAAAAGGCCACAAAGGAAATGCTGAAAGGCTTTGGCAGGCAGCGTTATATTGCTAACCTGGGCCACGGTATTTTACCAAATGTATCGGCAGATCATGCGAGAGCATTTGTAGAAACAGTTAAAGCACACGGCTAA
- the hemF gene encoding oxygen-dependent coproporphyrinogen oxidase: MSIKNDFIAFIHSLQDEICGALENIDGKARFREDIWERPGGGGGKSRVIADGAVFEKGGVSTSIVHGVLPEAMAQQFGVTNSTFMACGISLVIHPLNPFVPTVHANFRYFELYDQDGTLKDSWFGGGADLTPYYLEEKDGRHFHQMFKDACDPFGTELYPRYKKHCDEYFVNKHRNNEARGIGGIFYDYLRPDENKSAAELLNFSTANGKAFLKAYLPLVEKTKDIPYTAAHRSWQAYRRGRYVEFNLIHDRGTLFGLKTNGRTESILMSLPPVARWEYDFHPEAGSPEAQLVEFLKPRDWINI, translated from the coding sequence ATGAGCATTAAAAACGATTTCATAGCATTTATACACAGCCTCCAGGATGAAATATGCGGGGCGCTGGAAAACATAGACGGCAAGGCGCGTTTCCGGGAAGATATCTGGGAACGTCCCGGTGGTGGCGGTGGAAAATCCCGCGTAATAGCGGATGGCGCCGTGTTTGAAAAAGGCGGCGTCAGTACATCCATTGTACACGGTGTACTTCCCGAAGCCATGGCACAGCAATTTGGTGTTACCAACAGTACCTTCATGGCCTGTGGCATCTCTTTGGTGATCCATCCTTTGAATCCGTTTGTACCCACCGTACACGCTAACTTCCGTTACTTTGAATTGTACGACCAGGATGGAACACTGAAAGACAGCTGGTTTGGTGGTGGCGCAGATCTCACGCCCTACTACCTGGAAGAAAAAGATGGCCGTCATTTTCACCAGATGTTCAAAGATGCCTGTGACCCTTTCGGCACAGAACTGTATCCCAGGTATAAAAAACATTGCGATGAATATTTTGTCAACAAACACCGTAACAACGAAGCACGCGGCATAGGCGGCATCTTTTATGACTACCTCCGCCCCGATGAAAACAAAAGCGCAGCGGAGTTGTTAAACTTTTCCACAGCCAATGGCAAGGCATTCCTGAAAGCATACCTGCCACTGGTAGAAAAAACAAAAGACATCCCCTACACAGCTGCCCACAGAAGCTGGCAAGCGTATAGACGTGGACGTTATGTTGAGTTCAATCTCATTCACGACAGAGGCACTTTATTTGGTCTAAAAACCAATGGCCGCACAGAATCCATCTTAATGAGCCTGCCGCCCGTAGCCCGCTGGGAATACGACTTCCATCCGGAAGCAGGCAGTCCCGAAGCGCAACTGGTGGAATTCCTGAAGCCGAGAGACTGGATAAATATTTAG
- the hemB gene encoding porphobilinogen synthase, protein MIRRNRILRVSPAIRAMVAETVLKPSDFIAPLFVTEGENVQEEISSMPGYFRYSLDLTIKEAKELWSMGIKSVLLFVKAPDSVKDNKGTEAVNPDGLMQRTIRGIKNAIPEMVVMTDVALDPYSSYGHDGIVDGTEIVNDPTVEVLARMSLSHAQAGADFVAPSDMMDGRILAIRNILEENGFDKTGIMAYSAKYASCFYGPFRDALDSSPGFGDKKTYQMDYANSREAIKETLMDIEEGADIVMVKPAMAYLDIMRILKDRTTIPVSAYHVSGEYAMIKAAAKMGWLDENKAILESMTSIKRAGADLIATYFAKDAVKLLNL, encoded by the coding sequence ATGATAAGAAGGAACCGAATTTTAAGAGTGTCTCCCGCCATTCGTGCAATGGTAGCAGAAACCGTATTAAAGCCAAGCGATTTTATTGCGCCTTTATTTGTTACGGAAGGAGAGAATGTGCAGGAAGAGATCAGTTCTATGCCCGGATATTTCAGGTATTCTTTAGACCTCACTATTAAAGAGGCAAAGGAATTGTGGAGCATGGGGATCAAAAGTGTTTTATTGTTTGTGAAAGCACCGGATAGTGTTAAAGATAATAAAGGAACAGAAGCCGTTAATCCGGATGGACTGATGCAGCGCACTATCCGCGGTATCAAAAATGCGATTCCGGAAATGGTGGTGATGACAGACGTAGCCCTTGACCCGTATTCTTCTTATGGTCATGACGGTATTGTGGATGGTACGGAAATCGTAAACGATCCTACCGTAGAAGTGCTGGCACGTATGAGTCTCAGTCATGCACAGGCGGGCGCCGACTTTGTGGCCCCCAGCGATATGATGGATGGCCGCATCCTGGCGATCCGTAACATCCTGGAAGAAAATGGTTTCGATAAAACAGGTATTATGGCTTACAGCGCCAAATATGCATCCTGTTTTTACGGTCCATTCCGTGATGCGCTGGATTCTTCTCCCGGCTTCGGCGATAAAAAAACATACCAGATGGACTACGCCAACTCCCGCGAAGCTATCAAGGAAACATTAATGGATATTGAAGAAGGTGCGGATATCGTAATGGTAAAGCCTGCGATGGCTTACCTTGATATTATGCGTATCCTGAAAGATCGTACAACCATCCCCGTTAGTGCTTACCATGTAAGTGGCGAATATGCCATGATCAAGGCAGCGGCAAAAATGGGCTGGCTCGATGAAAATAAAGCGATCCTCGAAAGCATGACCAGCATTAAACGCGCAGGCGCGGATCTGATCGCTACTTACTTTGCAAAAGATGCCGTAAAATTGCTAAATCTTTAA
- the hemL gene encoding glutamate-1-semialdehyde 2,1-aminomutase yields the protein MYSKSEMLFGKAKLVIPGGVNSPVRAFKSVGGTPVFMQRAQGAYMYDVDGNKYIDYINSWGPMILGHAYEPVVKAIQEYATYSTSFGAPTELETKIAELIVGMVPNIDMIRMVNSGTEACMTAIRLARGYTGRNKFIKFEGCYHGHADAFLVSAGSGVATLGIQSVPGVTASVADDTLAAPYNNLPAVAQLIADNPDQIAAIIVEPVAGNMGCILPQPGFLEGLREICNENGILLIFDEVMTGFRLARGGAQELLGIKADLVTFGKIIGGGMPVGAVAGPREIMEHLAPAGKVYQAGTLSGNPIAMIAGYTLLKTLNDNPVIYQQLQEKASYLVNGLREAFGAAGLVHQINNLGSMLSVHFTEYPIIDFTGASAANNELFRHFFHAMLERGVYLPPSAFESWFMCNALTTEELDATINAAKSAMQAIK from the coding sequence ATGTACAGCAAAAGTGAAATGTTATTCGGGAAAGCAAAGCTGGTAATCCCCGGCGGTGTTAACTCTCCCGTACGTGCATTTAAAAGCGTAGGCGGCACACCCGTATTTATGCAACGTGCGCAGGGCGCATATATGTATGATGTAGATGGCAACAAATATATAGACTACATCAACTCCTGGGGCCCCATGATCCTCGGCCATGCTTATGAGCCGGTGGTAAAAGCTATCCAGGAATACGCCACCTACTCCACTTCTTTTGGCGCACCTACAGAACTGGAAACAAAAATAGCAGAACTGATTGTGGGCATGGTGCCCAACATCGATATGATACGGATGGTGAATTCCGGCACGGAAGCCTGCATGACAGCCATCAGGCTGGCAAGAGGTTATACCGGCCGTAATAAGTTCATCAAATTTGAAGGTTGTTATCATGGGCATGCGGATGCTTTCCTGGTAAGCGCCGGCAGCGGTGTTGCCACGCTGGGCATCCAGTCTGTACCCGGCGTAACGGCCAGTGTGGCCGATGATACGCTGGCTGCACCTTATAATAACCTGCCTGCTGTAGCACAGCTGATAGCAGACAACCCGGATCAGATTGCAGCCATTATCGTAGAACCTGTAGCCGGTAACATGGGCTGTATCCTGCCACAGCCGGGCTTCCTGGAAGGATTGCGTGAAATATGCAATGAAAATGGTATCCTCCTCATCTTCGATGAAGTGATGACCGGTTTCCGGTTGGCAAGAGGCGGCGCCCAGGAATTATTGGGTATTAAAGCAGACCTGGTGACCTTTGGTAAGATCATTGGCGGCGGCATGCCTGTAGGCGCAGTAGCCGGTCCGAGAGAAATCATGGAACACCTGGCTCCCGCCGGAAAAGTATACCAGGCAGGCACTTTAAGTGGTAATCCCATTGCGATGATTGCCGGTTATACATTGCTGAAAACACTGAACGACAATCCTGTTATTTACCAGCAGCTGCAAGAAAAAGCCAGCTACCTCGTGAATGGCCTCCGGGAAGCATTTGGCGCCGCCGGACTCGTACACCAGATCAATAACCTGGGGTCTATGTTGAGCGTACACTTTACCGAATATCCTATTATCGATTTTACGGGTGCTTCCGCAGCCAATAACGAATTATTCAGACACTTCTTCCATGCCATGCTGGAACGTGGTGTTTATCTGCCGCCATCCGCCTTCGAAAGCTGGTTCATGTGCAATGCACTCACCACCGAAGAACTGGATGCTACCATCAATGCAGCAAAATCTGCCATGCAGGCAATTAAATAG